In the Leishmania donovani BPK282A1 complete genome, chromosome 31 genome, one interval contains:
- a CDS encoding biotin/lipoate protein ligase-like protein produces MPAHFPPNIHFLEEVTSTMDVARTMRATAGGKAFAVVAAEQTAGRGTGGRTWTSPKGNLYMTFGVPQLGQPPCLKEELVPVLPLICGLACRRAVLEVLHLDRVSAKASVAADAAKAVSTKWPNDIIYNHKKIGGTLIENDGDYFIIGIGMNIAVAPQMTDAGREATMINAIAEDFGVKSCTPRDLANAIWCHFFDICTSPEWTRESVIESFDKVMDKSLKLYKRLPDGRDPEELTAVSLNSWGHLKVRHTDGALEDLSAEYLF; encoded by the coding sequence ATGCCCGCGCACTTTCCACCCAACATTCATTTTCTCGAGGAGGTCACCTCCACGATGGATGTTGCCCGCACGATGAGGGCGACCGCTGGTGGGAAGGCGTTTGCTGTCGTCGCGGCCGAGCAGACAGCCGGTCGTGGCACAGGCGGTCGCACGTGGACGTCGCCGAAGGGGAACCTCTACATGACTTTTGGTGTACCTCAGCTGGGCCAACCACCATGCCTCAAGGAGGAGCTAGTGCCCGTGTTGCCGCTCATCTGCGGTCttgcgtgccgccgcgccgtgctggaggtgctTCATCTGGATAGGGTGTCGGCCAAGGCTTCGGTtgctgcggatgcggccAAGGCCGTGTCGACCAAGTGGCCGAACGACATCATCTACAATCACAAGAAGATCGGCGGCACCCTAATCGAGAACGATGGGGACTACTTTATCATTGGCATTGGTATGAACATCGCCGTGGCACCGCAGATGACGGACGCTGGCCGAGAGGCAACGATGATCAACGCCATTGCGGAGGATTTCGGCGTCAAGTCGTGCACTCCGCGGGACCTCGCGAACGCGATCTGGTGCCACTTCTTCGACATCTGCACCTCGCCAGAGTGGACGCGCGAGTCGGTGATTGAGAGTTTCGACAAGGTGATGGATAAGTCCCTGAAGCTGTACAAGCGGCTGCCGGACGGCCGCGATCCGGAGGAGCTGACGGCGGTTTCGCTGAACAGCTGGGGCCATTTGAAGGTTCGCCACACCGACGGAGCATTAGAGGACTTGTCCGCGGAATACCTGTTTTGA